One genomic segment of Vulgatibacter sp. includes these proteins:
- a CDS encoding sulfatase-like hydrolase/transferase, with translation MALREYRPGERFPGVIGRTIDESSPAWPAPLRAKPGAPNVLFIVLDDVGFGQLGCYGGLSETPNLDRLAERGVRFNNMHTTALCSPTRACILTGRNSHSNGMAGITEVSTGYPGYNGLIPFANGFLSEMLLPHGYNTFAVGKWHLTPAEQVSAAGPYDRWPLGRGFERFYGFLGGDTHQYYPELVYDNHQVEPPGTPEEGYHLTVDLTDRAIEFIGSAHVVAPDKPFFLYFATGAMHAPHQVPKEWADKYAGRFDMGWEKAREEIFARQKQMGLLPQDAQLPAHDPDVPRWDSLGADEKRLCARMMEVFAGFLEHTDHQIGRLLGYLEQIGELDDTLVMLISDNGASAEGGPTGSINENKFFNFVPEDLEQNLAALPELGGPKYFNHYPWGWTWAGDTPFRRWKRETYRGGVADPFIVSWPKGIAARGELRHQYAHAIDMVPTVLDCLELEPPHAIRGVTQSPIEGVSFAHALDDGAAPSHHRTQYFEMIGHRALYHDGWRAVCPWPGTSFAEGLPFGTPMSREDLARIDTQGWELYHVAEDPTETRNLADTHRDKLIELITYWYVEAGRYQVLPIDGRGQQRFAEERPQLAPERSRYVYFPHLQSVPENVAVKVLNCAHSITARVTIPTGGAEGVLLCHGGNTGGYTFFVKDGHLHHAHNYVGDRILRVRSDRPVPQGEVELRFTFEPTGPAAMHEGKGTPGIARLFVDGQRVGQADYEVTIPIMIGLGGGLVCGRGSVSPIVDDYRGEFAFTGTLHEVVVEVGGEKPAEDDEAKMRQSLARQ, from the coding sequence ATGGCGTTGCGCGAATACCGCCCGGGAGAGCGGTTTCCGGGGGTGATCGGTCGTACGATCGACGAGTCTTCCCCGGCGTGGCCCGCGCCACTGCGGGCCAAACCCGGCGCGCCGAACGTTCTCTTCATCGTGCTGGACGACGTCGGTTTCGGGCAGCTGGGCTGCTATGGCGGGCTGAGCGAAACGCCGAACTTGGATCGCCTGGCCGAGCGCGGGGTGCGCTTCAACAACATGCACACCACCGCGCTCTGCTCGCCGACGCGCGCCTGCATCCTCACCGGACGCAATTCCCACTCGAACGGGATGGCGGGGATCACCGAAGTCTCGACCGGCTACCCCGGCTACAACGGCCTCATCCCCTTCGCGAACGGCTTCCTCTCGGAGATGTTGCTGCCCCACGGCTACAACACCTTCGCCGTGGGCAAATGGCACCTGACGCCCGCCGAGCAGGTCAGCGCCGCCGGGCCCTACGATCGCTGGCCGCTCGGGCGCGGCTTCGAGCGCTTCTACGGCTTCCTCGGCGGCGACACGCACCAGTACTACCCGGAGCTCGTCTACGACAACCACCAGGTCGAGCCGCCGGGTACGCCGGAGGAGGGCTACCACCTGACCGTCGATCTCACCGATCGGGCGATCGAGTTCATCGGCTCGGCCCACGTGGTGGCGCCCGACAAACCCTTCTTCCTCTACTTCGCCACCGGCGCGATGCACGCGCCCCACCAGGTGCCGAAGGAGTGGGCCGACAAATACGCCGGGCGCTTCGACATGGGCTGGGAGAAGGCCCGCGAGGAGATCTTCGCCCGGCAGAAGCAGATGGGACTGCTGCCGCAGGATGCGCAGCTCCCGGCACACGATCCCGACGTGCCGCGATGGGATTCGCTGGGCGCCGACGAGAAGCGGCTCTGCGCGCGGATGATGGAGGTCTTCGCGGGTTTCCTCGAGCACACCGACCACCAGATCGGCAGGCTGCTCGGCTACCTGGAGCAGATCGGCGAGCTCGACGACACGCTGGTGATGCTGATCAGCGACAACGGGGCCAGCGCCGAGGGTGGACCGACCGGGTCGATCAACGAGAACAAATTCTTCAACTTCGTCCCCGAGGACCTGGAGCAGAACCTGGCGGCGCTGCCGGAGCTCGGCGGACCGAAGTATTTCAACCATTACCCCTGGGGCTGGACCTGGGCGGGCGACACGCCCTTCCGACGCTGGAAGCGGGAGACGTACCGGGGCGGCGTCGCCGATCCCTTCATCGTCTCGTGGCCGAAAGGGATCGCGGCTCGCGGGGAGCTCCGCCACCAATACGCCCACGCCATCGACATGGTGCCGACGGTGCTCGACTGCCTGGAGCTCGAACCGCCCCACGCGATCCGAGGCGTGACGCAGTCGCCAATCGAGGGCGTCAGCTTCGCCCATGCCCTGGACGACGGCGCTGCGCCCAGCCACCACCGGACCCAGTACTTCGAGATGATCGGGCACCGCGCGCTCTACCACGACGGCTGGCGGGCCGTGTGTCCGTGGCCCGGCACCTCCTTCGCGGAAGGGCTGCCCTTCGGCACGCCGATGAGCCGCGAGGATCTCGCGCGGATCGACACGCAGGGGTGGGAGCTCTACCACGTGGCGGAGGACCCGACGGAGACGCGCAACCTCGCCGATACGCACCGCGACAAGCTGATCGAGCTCATCACCTACTGGTACGTCGAGGCGGGCAGATACCAGGTGCTCCCCATCGACGGCAGAGGCCAGCAGCGCTTCGCCGAGGAGCGGCCGCAGCTCGCGCCCGAGCGATCCCGGTACGTCTACTTCCCCCACCTGCAGAGCGTGCCCGAGAACGTCGCGGTCAAGGTCCTCAACTGCGCCCACTCGATCACGGCCCGGGTGACGATTCCTACCGGCGGCGCGGAGGGCGTTCTCCTCTGCCACGGCGGCAACACCGGCGGCTACACCTTCTTCGTCAAGGACGGGCACCTCCACCACGCCCACAACTACGTGGGCGATCGCATCCTCCGTGTCCGCTCGGATCGGCCCGTTCCGCAGGGCGAGGTAGAGCTGCGCTTCACCTTCGAGCCGACCGGACCTGCCGCCATGCACGAAGGCAAGGGGACGCCGGGCATCGCGCGGCTCTTCGTGGACGGCCAGCGGGTGGGACAGGCCGACTACGAAGTGACCATCCCGATCATGATCGGCCTGGGCGGCGGTCTCGTCTGCGGCAGGGGATCGGTCTCGCCCATCGTCGACGACTACCGGGGGGAATTCGCCTTCACCGGCACGCTGCACGAGGTGGTGGTGGAGGTGGGCGGCGAAAAGCCGGCCGAGGACGACGAGGCAAAGATGCGCCAGAGCCTGGCGCGGCAGTAG
- a CDS encoding arylsulfatase encodes MAEKKRPNILVLWGDDIGTWNISLNSKGMMGYRTPNIDRIGEEGLQFTDYYGQQSCTAGRAAFITGQNPIRTGLTKVGMPGADVGLRPEDPTIAELLKPLGYATGQFGKNHLGDKDEFLPTNHGFDEFYGNLYHLNAEEEPEHPDYPKDPAFRKRFGPRGVIHSFADGRITDTGPLTKKRMETIDDDVTDRTLDFIERSHKEGKPFFVWWNSTHMHFRTHIKNSSEGKSGQGIYNDAMVEHDEQVGRILARLDELGITDDTIVVYSTDNGPHYNTWPDAGITPFRSEKNTNWEGAFRVPCVVRWPGQFPAGKVLNGIVSHQDWLPTLLAAAGVPDVKERLEHGHDAGDKHFEVKIDGYNMLPYFTGKSEVSPRREFFYVSDDGELVALRFDDWKLVFLEQRAKTLQLWAEPFVPLRTPKIFNLRRDPFERADENSNTYFDWMIDHAFLLVPAQSYVASMVASFKRFPPRQEPASFNLDRVMETLEQGPNAH; translated from the coding sequence ATGGCAGAGAAGAAGCGCCCGAACATCCTCGTCCTGTGGGGCGACGACATCGGCACCTGGAACATCAGCCTCAACAGCAAGGGGATGATGGGCTACCGCACCCCGAACATCGACCGGATCGGCGAGGAGGGCCTGCAGTTCACCGACTACTACGGGCAGCAGAGCTGCACCGCGGGACGGGCCGCCTTCATCACCGGCCAGAATCCGATCCGGACCGGGCTCACCAAGGTCGGCATGCCGGGGGCCGACGTCGGCCTGCGGCCCGAGGATCCCACCATCGCCGAGCTGCTCAAGCCGCTGGGATACGCCACCGGCCAGTTTGGCAAGAACCACCTCGGCGACAAGGACGAGTTCCTGCCGACCAACCACGGCTTCGACGAGTTCTACGGCAACCTCTACCACTTGAACGCGGAGGAGGAGCCGGAGCACCCCGACTACCCGAAGGATCCGGCCTTCCGGAAGCGCTTCGGCCCCCGCGGCGTGATCCACTCCTTCGCCGACGGCAGGATCACCGACACCGGCCCGCTGACGAAGAAGCGGATGGAGACGATCGACGACGACGTGACCGATCGCACCCTCGACTTCATCGAGCGCAGCCACAAGGAGGGGAAGCCCTTCTTCGTCTGGTGGAACTCGACCCACATGCACTTCCGCACGCACATCAAGAATTCGTCGGAGGGAAAGAGCGGCCAGGGCATCTACAACGACGCGATGGTGGAGCACGACGAGCAGGTCGGCCGCATCCTCGCCAGGCTCGACGAGCTCGGCATCACCGACGACACCATCGTCGTCTACTCCACCGACAACGGCCCGCACTACAACACCTGGCCCGACGCGGGGATCACCCCCTTCCGCAGCGAGAAGAACACCAACTGGGAGGGCGCCTTCCGCGTGCCCTGCGTCGTCCGCTGGCCCGGCCAATTCCCGGCGGGCAAGGTGCTCAACGGCATCGTCTCCCACCAGGACTGGTTGCCGACGCTGCTCGCCGCAGCCGGGGTACCGGACGTGAAGGAGCGCCTCGAGCACGGCCACGACGCAGGCGACAAACACTTCGAGGTGAAGATCGACGGCTACAACATGCTCCCCTACTTCACCGGCAAGAGCGAGGTGAGCCCGCGCCGGGAGTTCTTCTACGTCAGCGACGACGGGGAGCTGGTGGCGTTGCGCTTCGACGACTGGAAGCTCGTCTTCCTCGAGCAGCGGGCGAAGACGCTGCAGCTCTGGGCCGAGCCCTTCGTTCCCCTGCGCACACCCAAGATCTTCAACTTGCGCCGCGATCCCTTCGAGCGGGCCGACGAGAACTCGAACACCTATTTCGACTGGATGATCGACCACGCCTTCCTGCTGGTTCCAGCCCAGAGCTACGTCGCCTCGATGGTCGCCTCCTTCAAGCGCTTCCCCCCGCGGCAGGAGCCTGCCTCCTTCAACCTCGACCGGGTGATGGAGACGCTCGAGCAGGGGCCGAACGCGCACTGA
- a CDS encoding formylglycine-generating enzyme family protein yields the protein MHENLSPPGPPPSPDMVWIPGGTFAMGSERHYPEEAPVHRVTVDGFWIDRAPVTNAAFARFVQATGHVTFAQLPPDPRDYPGALPEMLFAGSLVFVKPPGPVDLRDITNWWRFERGADWQHPWGEGSTIEGLMDHPVVHVAYADAEAYARWAGKDLPTEAEWEYAARGGLEGAAYAWGDELAPGGRPMANHWQGLFPWQNTMEDGYERTSPVGAFPPNGYGLVDMIGNVWEWTSDWYRPRHPDEKQKACCIPRNPRGGAEQESCDPAMPAIRIPRKVLKGGSHLCAPNYCRRYRPAARYPEPVDTSTSHVGFRCVVRPR from the coding sequence ATGCACGAGAATCTCTCGCCTCCGGGCCCGCCGCCGTCGCCGGACATGGTGTGGATCCCGGGCGGCACCTTCGCCATGGGCTCCGAACGCCACTATCCCGAGGAAGCGCCGGTCCACCGGGTCACCGTCGATGGCTTCTGGATCGACCGCGCGCCGGTGACCAACGCTGCCTTCGCGCGTTTCGTGCAGGCGACCGGGCACGTCACCTTCGCCCAGCTTCCGCCGGATCCCCGGGACTACCCCGGCGCGCTTCCGGAGATGCTCTTCGCCGGATCGCTCGTCTTCGTGAAGCCGCCCGGTCCCGTCGACCTGCGCGACATCACCAATTGGTGGCGCTTCGAGCGCGGCGCCGATTGGCAGCATCCATGGGGCGAAGGCAGCACGATCGAAGGGCTGATGGACCACCCGGTGGTTCACGTCGCCTACGCCGATGCCGAGGCCTATGCGCGCTGGGCCGGCAAGGATCTCCCGACCGAAGCCGAGTGGGAGTATGCCGCGCGCGGCGGTCTCGAGGGGGCGGCGTACGCCTGGGGCGACGAGCTGGCGCCTGGTGGCAGGCCGATGGCCAACCACTGGCAGGGCCTCTTCCCGTGGCAGAACACGATGGAGGACGGGTACGAGCGCACGTCACCCGTCGGCGCCTTTCCGCCCAACGGCTACGGCCTCGTCGACATGATCGGCAACGTGTGGGAGTGGACGAGCGACTGGTACCGCCCCCGGCATCCGGACGAGAAGCAGAAGGCGTGCTGCATTCCCCGCAACCCTCGGGGTGGCGCGGAGCAGGAGAGCTGCGATCCGGCGATGCCGGCGATCCGGATCCCGCGCAAGGTGCTGAAAGGTGGATCCCACCTCTGCGCCCCGAACTACTGCAGGCGCTACCGGCCGGCGGCGCGCTACCCGGAGCCGGTGGACACCTCCACCTCCCACGTGGGATTCCGCTGCGTCGTGCGGCCCCGCTAA
- a CDS encoding chemotaxis protein produces the protein MVACRWAGVGLVVAVALAQAACFTVGKGPSELQQQIGGSEMSPAELRTRVRSLAGRFSAELEILADELASRTDDPAQRLALTRFKLNAIPQMQAALFVPDPVAALVDAWALVVQLRNALVGLAERPASDPEALALTDERFEAMEDELAALWRQLTGREEIPVIEQMIQEWAAEHPLDSVATRQSTVGLLSALTERSGVSPLGAASFLLEDTQDLALRMELLGNFVPRQARWQAELFLRERLADRSMLASGETPQELLDAVAGMLQATGDLPALLDAEREAVFSGIRGERVELQGFASEERAILLEALREERVAVMAQSERIGEDLVDRAFERSTELVDRILLRLLLLAAILGLVAVAVALILVRGRRERRQLVVQRTSETPP, from the coding sequence ATGGTGGCGTGTCGCTGGGCAGGGGTGGGGCTGGTGGTCGCCGTGGCGCTGGCGCAAGCGGCCTGCTTCACCGTGGGCAAGGGCCCCTCGGAGCTGCAGCAACAGATCGGCGGCTCCGAGATGAGCCCCGCAGAGCTGCGGACCCGGGTGCGGTCGCTGGCGGGCCGCTTCTCGGCGGAGCTCGAGATCCTCGCCGACGAGCTGGCATCCCGCACCGACGATCCGGCGCAGCGCCTCGCGCTCACCCGCTTCAAGCTCAACGCCATCCCCCAGATGCAGGCGGCCCTCTTCGTCCCCGATCCGGTGGCGGCGCTCGTCGATGCCTGGGCGCTGGTGGTGCAGCTGCGAAACGCGCTGGTCGGGCTGGCGGAGCGGCCCGCGAGCGATCCCGAGGCGCTCGCGCTCACGGACGAGCGCTTCGAGGCGATGGAGGACGAGCTGGCGGCGCTGTGGCGGCAGCTCACCGGCAGGGAGGAGATCCCGGTCATCGAGCAGATGATCCAGGAGTGGGCGGCCGAGCATCCCCTCGACTCGGTCGCGACCCGCCAGAGCACCGTCGGGCTCCTCTCGGCGCTCACCGAGCGAAGCGGCGTCAGCCCCCTGGGCGCGGCCTCCTTCCTCCTCGAGGATACCCAGGACCTCGCGCTGCGCATGGAGCTGCTCGGCAACTTCGTGCCGCGGCAGGCGCGCTGGCAGGCGGAGCTCTTCCTCCGCGAGCGCCTCGCCGATCGCTCGATGCTCGCATCGGGGGAGACGCCGCAGGAGCTCCTCGACGCCGTGGCCGGGATGCTCCAGGCCACCGGGGACCTGCCCGCGCTCCTCGATGCGGAGCGGGAAGCCGTCTTCTCGGGGATCCGGGGGGAACGCGTCGAGCTCCAGGGGTTCGCTTCGGAGGAGCGGGCGATCCTGCTCGAGGCGCTGCGCGAGGAGCGGGTCGCGGTCATGGCCCAGAGCGAGCGCATCGGCGAGGATCTCGTGGACCGCGCCTTCGAGCGTTCCACCGAGCTGGTCGACCGGATCCTGCTCCGCCTCCTGCTCCTCGCCGCGATCCTCGGCCTCGTCGCCGTCGCGGTGGCGTTGATCCTCGTGCGGGGGCGGCGGGAGCGCAGGCAGCTGGTGGTGCAGCGCACCAGCGAGACCCCGCCGTGA
- a CDS encoding arylsulfatase — MAKKGNGFPKIVRRNVYPKPEYRFTKARIGVTYKDSKADFPPMQKAPAHAPNIVVVLLDDVGYGQPSVNGRLVGTPTAERIARQGLQYCQFHTTALCSPTRAALLTGRNHHTVSSGVIGEMATGFPGYTGIIPRSCATIAEILSQNGYANGWWGKNHNVPDNQTSPAGPFENWPTQRGFDHFYGFIGGETDQFYPALVRGTTPVEAKKKPEEGYHLTTDLADDCIAWMRLQKAIAPDRPFFVHFAPGATHAPHQPPLAWRGRNKGRFDMGWDRYREEVHRRQLEMGVVAPGTKLTPRPAEIPAWDSFGPEEQRLFARQMENFADFLEHTDYEVGRLVEALEELGAFENTLFLYILGDNGASAEGSIGGTINELAVLNGIQPPLEKTLPRIDELGLPGTSPHYAVGWAWAGDTPFQWTKQVASHFGGTRNGMVASWPAWIAGVPQKPIEGVSMAYTFDRESAHASSKRETQYFEIVGNRAIYRDGWMASCRHGRLPWVNAGTVDFSTDRWELYDIEHDFSQAEDLAAQHPEKLREMQDLFLVEAARHDVLPLDDRMAERFDVTLRPSFFTGRREVTLRPGMVRLPEGSAPKLCNVDHDISVVADVPGRGAEGVLVCLGGDTSGWSLFVEGGRLRYHYNWFDLDRYDVIADRTLPTGRVEVRVEFRCDQPGMPGAPATVRLFHGGDQVAQGRIEKQVPSRFGVESLDVGMDTLSPVSPAYGDRSPFAFTGTIEHVHFEFLQPAERTTAELIEHHVRLD; from the coding sequence ATGGCGAAGAAGGGGAACGGCTTTCCGAAGATCGTGCGGCGCAACGTCTACCCGAAGCCGGAGTATCGCTTCACCAAAGCCAGGATTGGTGTCACGTACAAGGATTCGAAGGCGGACTTCCCACCGATGCAGAAGGCGCCCGCGCACGCGCCGAACATCGTGGTGGTGCTGCTGGACGACGTGGGCTACGGCCAGCCCAGCGTGAACGGCCGGCTGGTGGGCACCCCTACCGCCGAGCGCATTGCCAGGCAGGGATTGCAGTACTGCCAATTCCACACCACGGCGCTCTGCTCACCGACCCGCGCGGCGCTCCTCACCGGACGCAACCACCACACCGTCTCCTCTGGCGTGATCGGCGAGATGGCGACGGGCTTTCCCGGCTACACCGGCATCATCCCGCGCAGCTGCGCCACCATCGCCGAGATTCTATCGCAGAACGGCTACGCCAACGGCTGGTGGGGAAAGAACCACAACGTCCCCGACAACCAGACCAGCCCTGCCGGTCCCTTCGAGAACTGGCCTACCCAGCGGGGTTTCGATCACTTCTACGGCTTCATCGGTGGTGAGACCGATCAGTTCTACCCGGCGCTCGTCCGCGGAACCACGCCGGTGGAGGCGAAGAAGAAGCCGGAGGAGGGCTACCACCTCACCACCGATCTGGCGGACGACTGCATCGCGTGGATGCGACTGCAGAAGGCGATCGCGCCCGATCGCCCCTTCTTCGTCCACTTCGCGCCGGGAGCGACCCACGCGCCACACCAGCCGCCGCTCGCGTGGCGCGGACGGAACAAGGGCCGCTTCGACATGGGCTGGGACCGCTACCGCGAGGAGGTCCACCGGCGGCAGCTGGAGATGGGGGTGGTGGCGCCCGGCACGAAACTCACCCCGCGGCCCGCGGAGATCCCCGCCTGGGACTCCTTCGGCCCCGAGGAACAGCGGCTCTTCGCCCGCCAGATGGAGAACTTCGCCGACTTCCTCGAGCACACCGACTACGAGGTCGGACGCCTCGTGGAGGCCCTCGAGGAGCTGGGCGCCTTCGAGAACACGCTCTTCCTCTACATCCTCGGTGACAACGGCGCGAGCGCCGAGGGGAGCATCGGCGGCACGATCAACGAGCTGGCGGTGCTCAATGGCATTCAGCCGCCGCTGGAGAAGACGCTGCCCCGCATCGACGAGCTGGGGCTACCCGGCACCTCGCCCCACTACGCCGTCGGATGGGCGTGGGCGGGCGACACGCCCTTCCAGTGGACCAAGCAGGTGGCGTCGCACTTCGGCGGCACCCGCAACGGCATGGTCGCCAGCTGGCCCGCCTGGATCGCCGGCGTGCCGCAGAAGCCTATCGAAGGCGTGAGCATGGCCTACACGTTCGACCGGGAGAGCGCCCACGCCTCGAGCAAGCGGGAGACGCAGTACTTCGAGATCGTCGGCAACCGGGCCATCTACCGCGACGGCTGGATGGCGAGCTGCCGCCACGGCCGCCTGCCCTGGGTGAACGCGGGAACGGTCGACTTCTCCACCGATCGCTGGGAGCTCTACGACATCGAGCACGACTTCAGCCAGGCCGAGGACCTCGCAGCGCAGCATCCCGAAAAACTCCGCGAGATGCAGGACCTCTTCCTCGTGGAGGCGGCGCGCCACGACGTGCTGCCGCTGGACGACCGGATGGCGGAGCGCTTCGACGTGACGCTGCGGCCGAGCTTCTTCACCGGCCGCAGGGAGGTGACGCTGCGGCCGGGCATGGTCCGACTTCCCGAGGGCAGCGCGCCGAAGCTCTGCAACGTGGACCACGACATCAGCGTGGTCGCCGATGTGCCCGGGCGCGGCGCCGAAGGTGTCCTCGTCTGCCTCGGCGGCGACACCTCGGGCTGGTCGCTCTTCGTCGAGGGCGGCAGGCTCCGCTACCACTACAACTGGTTCGACCTCGACCGCTACGACGTGATCGCCGACCGGACGCTGCCGACGGGCCGCGTCGAAGTACGCGTGGAGTTCCGCTGCGACCAGCCGGGCATGCCCGGCGCGCCGGCGACGGTGCGGCTCTTCCACGGCGGTGACCAGGTGGCACAGGGACGGATCGAAAAGCAGGTCCCGTCTCGCTTCGGGGTGGAGAGCCTCGACGTGGGGATGGACACGCTCTCGCCGGTCTCTCCCGCCTACGGGGACCGGAGCCCCTTCGCCTTCACAGGCACGATCGAACACGTCCACTTCGAGTTCCTGCAGCCGGCGGAGCGGACCACCGCCGAGCTGATCGAGCACCACGTCCGTCTGGATTGA
- a CDS encoding SulP family inorganic anion transporter: MSPRPPVLAWLPGYRWRDLPRDLFAGLMGTLSTAPEAMAYALLAGLPAQMGLYSLLLPLLVYFVMGTSRELSLAPTATLAAVLAVTLAPLAGGDPARYVALATLVGFLLGGLLLAAGVLRLGYVANFVSRPVLTGYFAGAALLIAASQLGIFFGVHAEGLNLPAIARAAAASWEEAELPSAALGFSLLALLYLLHAIGQRAIGPAVVVVVGTVLVAALEIPTAVIGDIPAGLPPITLPELGGGAALRLMLPAAAIAVLVFLDSSSVARHFANERGYRIDYDQELRALGTANLAAGLTGAAPVSGNLADTIVLEQAGARSPLTALITVVLVLALVLVGADFANVPLVAFAAIVVYGVLRPPHLAALRLTWRFDRAEFLVALICLAGVLGIGLIRGLVLAVALTALVLLARASHPRITEVGFVSEPVPALVARDRVPAAQGFPGALVFQPLGGLFFASASAVTDLVHGRVTESRGLRLVVLDLRTVPFVDITGCDLLAQLQRDLTSRGVRLVAVRATAAVQERFERYGLAGVLELPGGIEKLFELLRLPRDVRDRT; encoded by the coding sequence ATGTCCCCGCGGCCACCCGTGCTCGCCTGGCTGCCGGGCTACCGGTGGCGCGATCTGCCCCGCGATCTCTTCGCGGGCCTGATGGGCACCTTGAGCACGGCGCCCGAGGCGATGGCCTACGCGCTGCTGGCAGGCCTGCCGGCGCAGATGGGACTCTACTCCCTGCTGCTGCCCCTGCTCGTCTACTTCGTGATGGGGACTTCGCGGGAGCTCTCGCTGGCTCCGACAGCCACCCTCGCCGCGGTGCTCGCCGTCACCCTCGCCCCGCTGGCAGGCGGGGACCCCGCCCGCTACGTGGCGCTGGCCACCCTGGTCGGTTTCCTCCTCGGCGGGCTCCTCCTCGCAGCCGGGGTCCTCCGCCTCGGCTACGTCGCCAACTTCGTCTCCCGCCCCGTGCTCACCGGCTACTTCGCCGGCGCCGCCCTGCTCATCGCCGCCTCGCAGCTCGGGATCTTCTTCGGCGTCCATGCGGAGGGGCTCAACCTGCCGGCGATTGCCCGTGCTGCCGCAGCGTCGTGGGAGGAGGCGGAGCTTCCCTCGGCGGCGCTCGGGTTCAGTCTGCTCGCCCTGCTCTACCTGCTGCACGCGATCGGACAGCGAGCGATCGGTCCTGCGGTGGTCGTCGTAGTGGGCACGGTCCTCGTGGCGGCGCTGGAGATCCCCACCGCGGTGATCGGCGACATCCCGGCGGGCCTGCCCCCCATCACCCTGCCGGAGCTCGGCGGCGGCGCAGCACTCCGGCTCATGCTCCCCGCCGCAGCGATCGCGGTGCTCGTCTTCCTCGATTCCTCGTCCGTGGCACGCCACTTCGCCAACGAGCGGGGCTACCGCATCGACTACGACCAGGAGCTTCGCGCCCTCGGCACGGCGAACCTCGCCGCCGGCCTGACCGGCGCCGCTCCCGTCTCGGGAAACCTGGCGGACACCATCGTCCTCGAGCAGGCAGGGGCCCGCAGCCCGCTGACGGCGCTGATCACCGTGGTGCTGGTGCTCGCCCTCGTCCTGGTCGGCGCGGACTTCGCGAACGTGCCGCTGGTCGCCTTCGCCGCGATCGTCGTCTACGGCGTGCTGCGGCCGCCCCATCTCGCCGCACTCCGCCTGACCTGGCGTTTCGACCGCGCCGAATTCCTCGTGGCGCTGATCTGCCTCGCCGGCGTCCTGGGCATCGGCCTGATCCGGGGCCTGGTGCTCGCGGTGGCCCTGACCGCGCTGGTGTTGCTCGCCCGCGCCTCCCACCCCCGGATCACCGAGGTCGGCTTCGTCTCCGAACCCGTTCCGGCGCTCGTCGCCCGGGACCGCGTGCCGGCGGCGCAGGGCTTTCCCGGGGCGCTCGTCTTCCAACCCCTCGGCGGCCTCTTCTTCGCCAGCGCCAGCGCGGTGACCGACCTCGTCCATGGCCGCGTGACGGAGAGCAGGGGCTTGCGCCTCGTCGTCCTCGATCTGCGCACGGTCCCCTTCGTCGACATCACCGGCTGCGATCTGCTCGCGCAGCTGCAGCGCGACCTCACGTCGCGAGGCGTGCGCCTCGTCGCCGTGCGAGCGACCGCCGCCGTGCAGGAACGTTTCGAGCGCTACGGGCTGGCAGGCGTGCTCGAGCTGCCGGGCGGCATCGAGAAGCTCTTCGAGCTGCTGCGGCTTCCCCGCGACGTCCGCGACAGGACCTGA